The stretch of DNA CGATTCAAACGTCAGGTGTCAAAAGCAGGAATTTTTGCCGATATTAAGCGTCGTCGCCATTTTGAAACTCCGATCGAAAAACGTAAACGTAAAGCAGTGGCTAGAAGGAAAAAGCGTTATCGTTAACTATAAATTAAATTTTTATGATCTCAGGTCAAACTAATCAATATGACATATGACATTGGTATGTTCTGCTTGGAGTAAAAATAAATAATCTTGCTTAACAAAAAAAATTAGCGATCGCCATTAAACCAGAAAAAAAGGCGGTCGTTCTTTTTTTCTAATGATCCGTTTTTGATTTAGAGATTACACTAGGATCGATTATTTAGTTATGGTGTGATGGAATGAGGGTTCAA from Stanieria cyanosphaera PCC 7437 encodes:
- the rpsU gene encoding 30S ribosomal protein S21; this translates as MTQVVVGQNENIESALRRFKRQVSKAGIFADIKRRRHFETPIEKRKRKAVARRKKRYR